A genome region from Elusimicrobiota bacterium includes the following:
- the gyrA gene encoding DNA gyrase subunit A has product MAKRGRPKKIKDEITQEAKEMQEEMKTPAEPAAPVSSEKSEKEKPTIPPPTFAPSERVQPRNIEDEMKTSYIDYSMSVIVGRALPDVRDGLKPVHRRILFTMKEMGLKHNSAYKKSARVVGDCLGKYHPHGDMSVYDAMVRMAQDFSLRYTLVDGQGNFGSVDGDPPAAMRYTEVRLAQVSEEVLGDLDKNTVDFGPNYDGSLTEPLILPSKLPNLLLNGSSGIAVGMATNIPPHNLSEICDGLIALIDNPEIEITELAKIIRGPDFPTAGIIFGRQGIKDYFATGRGSVRIRAKAEIEDIKSGKTAIIVNELPYQVNKAQLIETIADLVKDKKIEDISDIRDESDRTGMRLVIEVKRDGNPQVVLNQLFKHTQMEDSFGVIMLALVNNRPRVLNMKEMLVQYIEHRKIIVVRRTKFELQRAEARAHILEGLKIALENLNKIVKLIKESKDTDIARTRLMEEFKLSKIQAQAILDMKLAQLTGLERKKIDDEYLELIKTIERLKSILADPKKVLTIIKNELAELKEKYGDVRRTKIQAQTVELDIDDLIQEEDVVVTISHAGYIKRLPVTTYKAQRRGGKGVMGMITREEDFVEQLFVTSTHSYLLLFTNRGRIHWVRVYEIPEAARTAKGKAIINLVQLSSTEEKITAAIPIRTFEEKKESYLLMATRNGTIKKTALSEYSNIRKTGIIAINLGDGDSLIDVKHTNGESEVILATKNGLAIRFNEKEVRTIGRSGKGVRGIRLNKEDEVVGMETVSSKDTVLIATVNGYGKRTDIDEYRLQSRGGKGVINIKTTERNGSVVGIKNVRDDSDIMLMTEKGIMIRMAVKGISVIGRNTQGVRLIRLEEGDKLASIAYAAKENGNGE; this is encoded by the coding sequence ATGGCAAAAAGAGGAAGACCTAAAAAAATTAAGGACGAAATAACACAAGAAGCAAAGGAAATGCAAGAGGAGATGAAAACTCCCGCCGAGCCCGCAGCACCTGTATCTTCTGAAAAATCAGAAAAAGAAAAACCAACCATTCCACCGCCAACATTTGCCCCATCAGAACGCGTTCAACCCAGAAATATTGAAGACGAAATGAAGACATCCTATATTGATTATTCAATGTCTGTGATTGTCGGCAGAGCGCTTCCGGATGTTCGTGATGGTTTAAAACCGGTTCATCGCCGCATACTTTTTACAATGAAAGAAATGGGCTTGAAACATAACTCGGCCTACAAAAAATCTGCCCGCGTTGTCGGCGATTGCCTTGGAAAGTACCATCCACATGGTGATATGTCTGTCTATGATGCGATGGTGAGAATGGCGCAGGATTTTTCGCTTCGGTATACTCTGGTTGATGGTCAAGGCAATTTCGGTTCAGTCGACGGGGATCCACCAGCGGCGATGCGATATACCGAAGTCCGACTTGCACAGGTTTCAGAAGAAGTGCTCGGCGACCTTGACAAAAACACCGTTGATTTCGGGCCAAACTATGACGGTTCACTTACAGAGCCACTCATACTTCCGTCTAAACTGCCTAATCTCCTTCTGAACGGCTCCTCCGGAATCGCAGTTGGCATGGCAACAAATATTCCACCGCATAATCTGTCAGAAATTTGCGATGGCTTAATCGCACTTATTGATAATCCTGAAATTGAAATTACAGAACTTGCAAAAATAATAAGAGGACCTGATTTCCCAACTGCGGGAATTATTTTTGGTAGACAGGGTATCAAGGACTATTTTGCAACCGGTCGTGGCTCAGTAAGAATCCGCGCAAAAGCCGAAATTGAGGATATAAAAAGCGGAAAAACAGCAATCATCGTCAACGAACTGCCGTATCAGGTTAATAAAGCCCAACTTATTGAAACGATTGCCGACCTTGTAAAAGATAAAAAAATTGAGGATATTTCCGATATAAGAGATGAGTCGGACAGAACGGGTATGCGGCTTGTGATTGAAGTAAAACGTGACGGTAACCCGCAGGTAGTATTGAACCAACTCTTCAAGCATACACAGATGGAAGACTCCTTCGGTGTGATAATGCTTGCGCTTGTGAATAATCGTCCACGGGTTCTTAATATGAAAGAGATGCTTGTGCAGTATATTGAGCATCGCAAAATCATCGTTGTCCGTCGGACTAAATTTGAACTACAAAGAGCGGAAGCACGTGCTCATATTTTGGAAGGATTAAAAATTGCGCTTGAAAATCTTAACAAAATTGTAAAACTAATCAAAGAATCAAAAGATACCGATATAGCGCGAACACGGCTGATGGAGGAATTCAAACTATCAAAAATCCAGGCGCAGGCGATTCTTGATATGAAACTAGCGCAACTAACAGGGCTTGAGCGAAAGAAAATAGACGATGAGTATTTGGAGTTAATAAAAACGATAGAACGATTAAAATCAATTCTTGCAGACCCGAAAAAAGTGCTTACCATCATCAAGAACGAACTTGCCGAACTGAAAGAAAAATACGGCGACGTTCGACGCACAAAAATCCAGGCACAGACGGTAGAACTGGATATTGACGATTTGATACAGGAAGAGGATGTGGTTGTTACAATCTCGCATGCTGGATATATCAAACGTCTGCCAGTTACAACATATAAAGCACAACGACGTGGCGGTAAGGGTGTAATGGGAATGATAACACGCGAGGAGGATTTTGTAGAGCAACTTTTCGTAACTTCAACACATTCATATCTGCTGCTGTTTACAAACCGAGGTCGTATTCACTGGGTGAGGGTTTATGAAATCCCGGAAGCTGCCCGAACTGCTAAAGGTAAAGCAATCATAAATCTTGTTCAACTTTCATCAACGGAAGAAAAAATTACCGCTGCAATCCCGATAAGAACTTTTGAAGAAAAAAAAGAATCTTATCTGTTGATGGCAACCCGTAATGGAACTATCAAAAAAACAGCACTTTCAGAATACTCAAATATCAGAAAAACAGGTATTATTGCTATCAATCTTGGAGACGGCGATTCGCTGATTGATGTCAAACATACCAACGGCGAAAGCGAGGTTATTTTAGCAACTAAAAATGGTTTGGCAATCAGGTTTAACGAAAAAGAAGTAAGAACAATCGGCAGAAGCGGGAAAGGTGTCCGCGGAATACGACTTAACAAAGAAGACGAAGTTGTAGGTATGGAAACCGTCTCATCTAAAGATACTGTGCTGATTGCTACTGTTAACGGCTATGGTAAAAGAACAGATATTGATGAATACCGTTTGCAATCGCGTGGCGGAAAAGGTGTAATCAATATAAAAACAACTGAACGAAATGGAAGTGTTGTCGGTATTAAGAATGTCAGAGATGATAGCGATATAATGCTTATGACTGAAAAAGGAATTATGATAAGAATGGCAGTTAAAGGTATTTCAGTGATAGGAAGGAATACGCAAGGTGTTAGATTGATTCGGCTTGAAGAAGGCGATAAACTTGCATCTATCGCATATGCTGCGAAAGAAAACGGTAATGGCGAGTAG
- a CDS encoding HEPN domain-containing protein has product MEKLLKDHVNKRLNKAQKKFEVAEILFKKKQYDDAISRAYYAMYHSTMALLSTKNIVPKTHSGLFNEKIKKVLTGKGY; this is encoded by the coding sequence ATGGAAAAATTATTGAAAGACCATGTTAATAAAAGATTAAATAAAGCACAAAAAAAATTTGAGGTGGCTGAAATCTTATTCAAGAAAAAGCAATACGATGATGCTATTTCTCGCGCTTATTATGCAATGTATCATTCTACAATGGCATTACTCTCTACGAAAAACATTGTTCCCAAAACGCATTCTGGATTGTTTAATGAGAAGATAAAAAAAGTTTTAACAGGGAAAGGATATTAG
- a CDS encoding nucleotidyltransferase domain-containing protein: MAKLTKRERQEIKEFTELVKKECGKKIRVIKLFGSAARNKINKDSDLDIFFVVKGEWLKIFHKIISISTDICLKYGRYISPKVYEEKRYKYLKQIYSPFIQNVEKEGKIIWKNY; encoded by the coding sequence ATGGCGAAACTTACTAAAAGAGAAAGACAGGAAATCAAGGAGTTTACAGAACTTGTCAAGAAGGAATGTGGCAAGAAAATAAGGGTTATAAAACTTTTTGGTTCTGCTGCCAGAAACAAAATCAATAAAGATTCTGATTTGGATATTTTTTTTGTGGTAAAAGGGGAGTGGTTAAAAATATTCCATAAAATTATTTCAATATCCACAGATATATGTCTGAAATACGGCCGGTATATTTCCCCTAAGGTTTACGAAGAAAAAAGATATAAATACCTTAAACAAATATATTCGCCTTTTATACAAAATGTTGAAAAGGAAGGGAAGATTATATGGAAAAATTATTGA
- a CDS encoding HEPN domain-containing protein: protein MANKLKIKINLLLKNVEERMESAEALYKLKNYKDAISRAYYAMHDVTLAILLTKNITPKTHSGILKMFNFHFIKTKKIEYKYYKLLANAYDMRENGDYEVFYEATEEETRQLIDNAAKFIEKIKEILAKEEY, encoded by the coding sequence GTGGCGAACAAACTCAAAATCAAGATAAACCTATTACTTAAGAATGTAGAAGAAAGGATGGAATCCGCAGAGGCATTATATAAACTTAAGAACTATAAAGATGCAATTTCAAGAGCGTATTACGCAATGCATGATGTGACACTGGCAATTCTTTTAACTAAAAATATAACACCTAAAACACATTCAGGAATCTTAAAAATGTTTAATTTCCATTTTATTAAAACAAAAAAAATAGAATACAAATATTATAAATTACTCGCTAATGCATATGATATGAGAGAAAATGGCGATTACGAAGTTTTTTATGAGGCAACAGAAGAAGAAACAAGGCAACTTATAGATAATGCGGCTAAGTTTATTGAAAAGATAAAAGAGATTTTAGCGAAGGAAGAATATTGA
- a CDS encoding nucleotidyltransferase domain-containing protein, which yields MAKLTEREKQEIKEFTELVKKKCGKEINFIKLYGSAVRNNLRRDSDIDVLIVSKKRSLDLREKIFDIVTQIAMKYDRILTPKIIDEKRFRYLNWLETPFMMNVKKEGVILWRTNSKSR from the coding sequence ATGGCGAAACTTACCGAAAGAGAAAAACAGGAAATTAAAGAATTTACAGAACTTGTCAAGAAAAAATGTGGCAAGGAAATAAACTTTATTAAATTATATGGTTCTGCAGTAAGAAATAATTTAAGACGAGATTCTGATATAGATGTTTTAATTGTTTCTAAAAAGAGAAGTTTGGATTTAAGAGAAAAAATTTTTGATATTGTAACACAAATAGCGATGAAATACGACAGAATCCTCACACCTAAAATTATTGATGAAAAAAGGTTCAGGTACCTTAATTGGCTTGAGACACCATTTATGATGAATGTAAAAAAGGAAGGAGTAATTTTGTGGCGAACAAACTCAAAATCAAGATAA